A section of the Streptomyces sp. V3I8 genome encodes:
- a CDS encoding glycosyltransferase → MRALHVITGLGVGGAEQQLRLLVRNLPVDCDVVTLTNPGAVAEGLTEDGVRVTHLGMRGNRDLAALPRLVRLIRDGGYDLVHTHLYRACVYGRAAARLAGVRAVVATEHSLGDSQMEGRRLTSGVRALYLASERLGRTTVAVSPTVAERLRHWGVPGPRIEVVPNGIDVAGFRFDPGRRESVRRRLGLPQEAYVVGGVGRLTAGKRFEVLVRALADLPDDVRLLLVGGGPQESVLRRAARHRGVADRVLFTGERPNGPAGPSARDGLDLPSLLAAMDVLASPCAEEAFGLAVVEALAAGLPVLYVSCPAVEDLPREAAPAARRVQGGADSFVRALRQARAQGPGPRSAPDAAHHYGIARSADRLMDIYTAATLGVSST, encoded by the coding sequence GTGAGGGCCCTGCACGTCATCACCGGGCTCGGTGTCGGCGGGGCCGAGCAGCAACTGCGCCTGCTGGTGCGGAACCTGCCCGTCGACTGCGACGTGGTGACGCTCACCAACCCGGGCGCGGTCGCCGAGGGCCTCACCGAGGACGGCGTGCGCGTCACCCACCTCGGCATGCGCGGCAACCGCGACCTGGCGGCGCTCCCCCGGCTCGTCCGCCTGATCCGGGACGGCGGGTACGACCTCGTCCACACGCACCTCTACCGGGCGTGCGTGTACGGCAGGGCCGCCGCGCGGCTCGCCGGGGTACGGGCCGTCGTGGCCACCGAGCACTCGCTCGGCGACTCGCAGATGGAGGGCCGCCGGCTCACCTCCGGCGTCCGCGCGCTCTACCTGGCCAGCGAGCGCCTCGGCCGCACGACGGTCGCCGTCTCCCCCACGGTCGCCGAGCGGCTGCGCCACTGGGGTGTGCCGGGACCGCGCATCGAGGTCGTGCCGAACGGCATCGACGTGGCCGGTTTCCGCTTCGACCCCGGCCGGCGCGAGAGCGTCCGGCGGCGGCTCGGGCTGCCGCAGGAGGCGTACGTCGTCGGGGGTGTCGGACGCCTGACGGCCGGCAAGCGGTTCGAGGTGCTCGTCCGGGCGCTGGCCGACCTGCCCGACGACGTCCGGCTGCTGCTGGTCGGCGGCGGTCCGCAGGAGAGCGTGCTGCGGCGCGCCGCGCGGCACAGGGGGGTCGCCGACCGGGTGCTGTTCACCGGTGAGCGCCCCAACGGTCCTGCCGGGCCGAGCGCCCGCGACGGCCTCGACCTGCCGTCGCTGCTGGCAGCCATGGACGTCCTCGCCTCGCCCTGCGCCGAGGAGGCCTTCGGACTCGCCGTCGTGGAGGCCCTGGCGGCGGGCCTGCCCGTGCTCTACGTCTCCTGCCCGGCCGTCGAGGACCTGCCCCGCGAGGCGGCGCCGGCCGCCCGGCGGGTGCAGGGCGGCGCGGACTCCTTCGTACGGGCCCTGCGGCAGGCCCGCGCGCAGGGCCCCGGGCCGCGCTCGGCACCGGACGCCGCCCACCACTACGGCATCGCCCGCAGCGCCGACCGGCTGATGGACATCTACACGGCCGCAACCCTGGGAGTGAGTTCCACATGA
- a CDS encoding polysaccharide deacetylase family protein yields MYHSVGDCSDDPYRITVSPARLDRQLGWLHRRGLRGVSMADLLAARARGEGRGLVGLTFDDGYADFADHALPVLRRWGFGATVFVLPGRLGGTNDWDPLGPRRPLLTADAVRRLADLADTEGLEIASHGLTHVDLTRADDALLGAETAGSRALLSELTGREVLGLCYPYGTVDRRVVDAVRAAGYRYACAIDPGPLTGTFALPRVHIGENDTSWRLLLKYRLNRLRRRPAPLTGAAADAGTGTGAGTMAETR; encoded by the coding sequence ATGTACCACTCGGTGGGCGACTGCTCCGACGACCCGTACCGCATCACGGTCTCGCCCGCCCGCCTCGACCGGCAGCTGGGCTGGCTGCACCGCCGGGGCCTGCGCGGGGTGAGCATGGCCGACCTGCTCGCGGCCCGCGCCCGGGGGGAGGGGCGCGGCCTGGTCGGGCTCACCTTCGACGACGGATACGCGGACTTCGCCGACCACGCCCTGCCCGTGCTGCGGCGCTGGGGCTTCGGCGCCACCGTCTTCGTCCTGCCGGGCAGGCTCGGCGGCACGAACGACTGGGACCCGCTCGGCCCGCGCAGACCGCTCCTCACCGCCGACGCCGTCCGCCGGCTCGCGGACCTCGCGGACACCGAGGGCCTGGAGATCGCCTCGCACGGTCTCACCCACGTCGACCTCACCCGCGCCGACGACGCGCTGCTGGGCGCCGAGACCGCCGGCAGCCGGGCGCTGCTCTCCGAGCTGACGGGCCGTGAGGTGCTGGGCCTGTGCTACCCGTACGGGACCGTGGACCGACGGGTCGTCGACGCCGTGCGGGCCGCCGGGTACCGCTACGCCTGCGCGATCGACCCCGGTCCGCTCACCGGGACCTTCGCCCTGCCCCGGGTCCACATCGGGGAGAACGACACGTCCTGGCGGCTGCTGCTGAAGTACCGCCTCAACCGGCTGCGCAGGCGCCCGGCGCCCCTGACCGGTGCCGCCGCCGACGCCGGCACCGGTACGGGCGCCGGCACCATGGCGGAGACCCGGTGA
- the murJ gene encoding murein biosynthesis integral membrane protein MurJ, giving the protein MTVTPPRAEGGGTTAGPGDKALLPGARAASRDAAAEEAAGAAASSSGPGSGAAPGAGGGVAPPTRGFLARATLVTAVLSIAGALLGLGRDQALAHLFGAGTETDAFLVAWTVPEVAATLLIEDGMAFVLVPAFSLAVARRARGAGTDPVRALVASTLPRIALVLVGVCALLIAGAPYLVAGLAPGLPDPGLAVDCTRLTATCVLSFGLAGYCSAALRAHRRFLAPAAIYVAYNTGIITSMFVLGGRWGVRSAAVGVAVGGCLMVAAQTPALVRQLFGRRRPATAAAATTTPSPSPSPSPSPASASASEAARPENGEATGGEDPATGRSVTHAVNLALVTPVLLFALCRQSQVLIERYLASNLPSGAISHLNYAQKVAQIPMTLSLMLCTVTFPVLAQALAEGDTERARDRVERDVSIAACIVLLGAAAVFACAPQIIQLLFQRGAFTAQDTAATATVMRVYSAGLLGHTLVGALVRTYFSAGRPTWYPLAAMTAGIVATSWIGAATVGAWGVCGIAAANATGITLTAALLLSGMNERRSVPIRTRRVVHELSKPVRAAVLAAVAGSLCASRLDSPGAALFTGGLAVSVVYVLLLRLLGVQAVAPAFRTALRSVTRRLPHARSR; this is encoded by the coding sequence ATGACGGTCACGCCTCCCCGGGCGGAGGGCGGGGGAACGACGGCCGGCCCCGGTGACAAGGCCCTGCTGCCCGGGGCCCGCGCGGCGTCGCGGGATGCCGCGGCCGAGGAGGCCGCCGGAGCAGCCGCCTCCAGCTCCGGACCCGGCTCCGGAGCCGCCCCCGGAGCCGGAGGCGGAGTCGCCCCGCCCACCCGCGGGTTCCTCGCCAGGGCCACGCTCGTCACCGCCGTCCTGTCCATCGCGGGGGCGCTGCTCGGCCTGGGCCGGGACCAGGCGCTGGCGCACCTCTTCGGAGCCGGCACCGAGACGGACGCCTTCCTGGTGGCGTGGACCGTGCCGGAGGTCGCGGCGACGCTGCTGATCGAGGACGGGATGGCCTTCGTACTGGTCCCGGCGTTCAGCCTGGCCGTCGCCCGGCGGGCGCGCGGAGCCGGCACGGACCCCGTCCGGGCCCTGGTCGCCTCGACGCTGCCCCGTATCGCGCTGGTCCTGGTGGGCGTCTGCGCACTGCTGATCGCCGGGGCGCCGTACCTGGTCGCGGGGCTCGCGCCGGGGCTGCCCGACCCCGGGCTCGCCGTCGACTGCACGCGGCTGACGGCGACCTGCGTGCTGAGCTTCGGGCTGGCCGGCTACTGCAGCGCCGCGCTGCGCGCGCACCGCCGCTTCCTGGCGCCCGCCGCCATCTACGTCGCCTACAACACCGGCATCATCACGTCGATGTTCGTCCTCGGCGGCCGCTGGGGCGTGCGGTCGGCGGCCGTCGGCGTCGCGGTCGGCGGCTGCCTGATGGTGGCGGCCCAGACCCCGGCGCTCGTACGGCAGCTCTTCGGCCGCCGCCGGCCGGCCACCGCCGCGGCCGCGACCACCACCCCGTCCCCGTCCCCGTCCCCGTCCCCATCTCCGGCTTCGGCTTCGGCTTCGGAAGCCGCGCGCCCGGAGAACGGGGAGGCCACCGGCGGCGAAGATCCCGCGACCGGGCGGTCCGTGACCCATGCGGTGAACCTCGCCCTCGTCACCCCGGTGCTGCTCTTCGCCCTCTGCCGGCAGTCCCAGGTGCTCATCGAGCGCTACCTCGCCTCGAACCTCCCCTCCGGCGCCATCTCGCACCTGAACTACGCGCAGAAGGTGGCCCAGATCCCGATGACCCTCTCGCTGATGCTGTGCACGGTCACCTTCCCGGTGCTGGCGCAGGCGCTCGCCGAGGGGGACACCGAGCGGGCCCGCGACCGCGTCGAGCGGGACGTCTCGATCGCCGCCTGCATAGTGCTGCTGGGCGCGGCGGCGGTCTTCGCGTGCGCGCCGCAGATCATCCAGCTCCTCTTCCAGCGCGGCGCGTTCACCGCCCAGGACACCGCGGCGACGGCCACCGTCATGCGGGTGTACTCGGCCGGACTGCTCGGCCACACCCTGGTGGGCGCACTCGTGCGCACGTACTTCTCCGCCGGGCGCCCCACCTGGTACCCGCTGGCGGCGATGACCGCGGGCATCGTCGCCACGTCGTGGATCGGCGCGGCGACCGTCGGGGCCTGGGGCGTGTGCGGGATCGCCGCCGCCAACGCGACCGGGATCACCCTCACCGCGGCGCTGCTGCTGTCCGGCATGAACGAGCGGCGCAGCGTGCCGATCCGTACCCGCCGGGTCGTCCACGAGCTCAGCAAGCCGGTCCGCGCGGCCGTGCTGGCGGCCGTGGCCGGATCGCTCTGCGCGAGCCGCCTCGACTCCCCCGGGGCTGCCCTGTTCACCGGCGGCCTCGCCGTCTCCGTCGTCTACGTCCTGCTGCTCCGGTTGCTCGGCGTCCAGGCCGTCGCACCCGCCTTCCGAACCGCCCTCCGCTCCGTCACCCGAAGGCTGCCGCATGCCCGTTCCCGCTGA
- a CDS encoding exopolysaccharide biosynthesis polyprenyl glycosylphosphotransferase: protein MTADSTVPSPGGRPRTADHGFPPVSPASPVSVIPPREAADGFRFPGGRRPPAGRASRLPLLGVDVGAALAGGLLALPLAHPLPLAVLVLAVLGLNTHPSLHRDVPVPVPAVLDELPVLCGRIALGWCALATLLAAYSPEHALSARTLLLGCAAQSVASCAGRGAVRGHRRRALLRRPRAALVVGRAAEAQRVASAVLRHPGCGVRPVGVVADEAAGPEGLPVLTTGEEVQRAIVQNGVQDVLAVGPAALAEQGPLLRALGESGCTVWELGTDGPAYARAERLAGFACRRLSAGRRYGSAGKRLLDVLTSGALLLLAGPVLLGCAVVLRAADGPGVVFRQERIGKDGRPFTLLKFRTHRPVDAHEAATRWSVADEREMRRFCRFLRRTSLDELLQLWNVFRGDMSLVGPRPERPYFVAQFSQTYPGYAARHRMRTGITGLAQIHGLRGDTSIEDRCRFDNAYIDDWSLWQDVCILLRTAVSLVRPTGS from the coding sequence GTGACTGCGGACAGCACCGTCCCCTCCCCCGGCGGCCGGCCGCGGACGGCGGACCACGGTTTCCCGCCCGTCTCGCCCGCCTCGCCCGTCTCGGTCATCCCGCCGCGCGAGGCCGCCGACGGTTTCAGGTTCCCCGGCGGCCGGCGGCCCCCGGCGGGGCGGGCCTCCCGGCTGCCGCTGCTCGGCGTGGACGTCGGCGCCGCGCTGGCCGGCGGGCTGCTGGCGCTGCCCCTGGCGCATCCGCTGCCGCTGGCCGTGCTGGTGCTCGCGGTGCTCGGGCTCAACACGCACCCCTCGCTCCACCGGGACGTCCCCGTACCCGTACCCGCCGTCCTGGACGAACTGCCCGTCCTCTGCGGCCGGATCGCGCTCGGCTGGTGCGCACTGGCGACCCTGCTGGCGGCGTACTCCCCGGAGCACGCGCTGTCCGCCCGCACGCTGCTGCTGGGCTGCGCGGCGCAGTCGGTGGCGAGCTGCGCGGGCCGCGGTGCCGTGCGCGGGCACCGGCGCCGGGCACTTCTGCGACGCCCGCGCGCGGCCCTGGTGGTGGGCCGCGCCGCGGAGGCGCAGCGGGTGGCGTCCGCCGTCCTGCGGCACCCGGGCTGCGGAGTGCGCCCCGTGGGCGTCGTCGCCGACGAGGCGGCCGGCCCCGAAGGGCTGCCCGTGCTGACCACCGGCGAGGAGGTCCAGCGGGCGATCGTCCAGAACGGCGTGCAGGACGTGCTCGCCGTGGGACCCGCCGCCCTCGCCGAACAGGGCCCGCTGCTGCGGGCGCTGGGCGAGTCGGGCTGCACCGTGTGGGAGCTCGGTACGGACGGACCGGCGTACGCGCGGGCCGAACGGCTGGCCGGGTTCGCCTGCCGGCGGCTGTCCGCCGGGCGCCGGTACGGGAGCGCCGGGAAGCGGCTGCTGGACGTGCTGACCTCCGGGGCCCTGCTGCTGCTCGCCGGACCGGTGCTGCTGGGGTGCGCGGTGGTGCTGCGGGCCGCCGACGGACCCGGTGTGGTGTTCCGGCAGGAGCGGATCGGCAAGGACGGGCGGCCGTTCACCCTGCTGAAGTTCCGTACGCACCGGCCGGTCGACGCGCACGAGGCGGCGACCCGCTGGAGCGTGGCCGACGAACGGGAGATGCGCCGGTTCTGCCGTTTCCTGCGGCGGACCTCGCTGGACGAGCTGCTCCAGCTGTGGAACGTCTTCCGGGGCGACATGAGCCTGGTCGGGCCCCGTCCCGAACGGCCGTACTTCGTGGCCCAGTTCAGCCAGACGTACCCCGGCTACGCGGCCCGCCACCGGATGCGGACCGGGATCACCGGGCTCGCGCAGATCCACGGGCTGCGCGGCGACACGTCGATCGAGGACCGCTGCCGGTTCGACAACGCGTACATCGACGACTGGTCGCTCTGGCAGGACGTCTGCATCCTGCTGCGCACCGCGGTCTCGCTCGTGCGCCCGACGGGGAGCTGA
- a CDS encoding O-antigen ligase family protein: MTQVLPAPPPVAVAAAAPRRLLPVLPVLALVATLALPVPGGADGAGGGTVADAVSGLVVVCCAVRLVRGRRRPLSRTAAVVLGVPVAGIAVATAGAASAGAGAEGLVRYLQIFVLVPAAVMLLIRDRRDARLLAWSLVGLALWQGTLGVHQYVTGTGASYQGEMIRAVGTFGPTDIMGMAAVVSFGLVCALGLALGSGPTRQRTAAAVCALALLLPLALSFSRGAWIATAVTCGAQLALAGMRRAVRVLAAVAAAAVVLVGGLGVGTAMLQERISSITQVAQAPDQSVTDRYTMWTAAVDMWRGRPLTGVGLKGFPDHRDGHASLALSSGSDTDGAGAGFHRQPLLSPHNMYLLVLSEQGLLGLLALAGGWLALLVRGLRRLVRARRSRSGLDCALAACGVLLWQLVDFVYADIGGPSTVLTALVLGLAAWWALASEGAGER; this comes from the coding sequence GTGACCCAGGTCCTGCCCGCTCCGCCGCCGGTCGCCGTCGCGGCCGCGGCGCCCCGCCGCCTCCTCCCCGTGCTGCCCGTCCTCGCCCTCGTCGCCACGCTCGCGCTGCCGGTCCCCGGGGGCGCGGACGGGGCCGGGGGCGGCACCGTCGCCGACGCCGTGTCCGGGCTGGTCGTGGTGTGCTGCGCGGTGCGTCTGGTACGCGGCCGGCGGCGCCCCCTGTCCCGTACCGCCGCCGTCGTGCTGGGGGTGCCCGTCGCCGGGATCGCCGTCGCGACGGCCGGCGCGGCCTCGGCCGGGGCGGGCGCCGAGGGGCTGGTGCGTTACCTGCAGATCTTCGTCCTGGTGCCCGCGGCGGTGATGCTGCTGATCCGCGACCGCCGGGACGCGCGCCTGCTGGCCTGGTCCCTCGTCGGGCTCGCGCTGTGGCAGGGGACTCTCGGCGTCCACCAGTACGTGACCGGGACCGGGGCCTCGTACCAGGGCGAGATGATCCGGGCGGTGGGCACGTTCGGGCCGACGGACATCATGGGCATGGCGGCCGTGGTGTCGTTCGGTCTGGTGTGCGCGCTCGGCCTCGCGCTCGGGTCCGGGCCCACGCGGCAGCGGACCGCGGCGGCGGTGTGCGCGCTGGCGCTGCTGCTGCCGCTCGCGCTGTCGTTCAGCCGCGGGGCGTGGATCGCGACGGCCGTCACGTGCGGGGCGCAGCTCGCGCTCGCCGGGATGCGGCGGGCCGTACGGGTGCTCGCGGCGGTGGCGGCGGCCGCGGTGGTCCTGGTGGGCGGGCTCGGCGTGGGCACCGCGATGCTCCAGGAGCGGATCAGCAGCATCACGCAGGTCGCACAGGCCCCGGACCAGTCGGTGACCGACCGGTACACGATGTGGACGGCGGCCGTCGACATGTGGCGGGGCCGGCCGCTGACCGGTGTGGGGCTGAAGGGCTTCCCCGACCACCGCGACGGGCACGCCTCGCTCGCCCTGTCCTCGGGCAGCGACACGGACGGGGCGGGCGCCGGCTTCCACCGGCAGCCGCTGCTGTCCCCGCACAACATGTACTTGCTGGTGCTGAGCGAACAGGGCCTGCTGGGGCTGCTCGCGCTGGCGGGCGGCTGGCTCGCGCTGCTGGTCCGCGGGCTGCGGCGGCTCGTGCGCGCACGACGGTCCCGGAGCGGCCTCGACTGCGCGCTGGCGGCGTGCGGGGTGCTGCTGTGGCAGTTGGTCGACTTCGTGTACGCCGACATCGGCGGCCCCTCGACCGTGCTGACCGCGCTGGTCCTGGGCCTCGCCGCCTGGTGGGCGCTGGCTTCCGAGGGGGCCGGGGAACGATGA